From one Solanum stenotomum isolate F172 chromosome 12, ASM1918654v1, whole genome shotgun sequence genomic stretch:
- the LOC125847704 gene encoding BTB/POZ domain-containing protein At1g30440, with amino-acid sequence MACMKLGSKTDAFQRKGQAWFCTTGLPSDVVVEVGEMTFHLHKFPLLSRSGVMEKRIAEASEGEDGCVIEINDIPGGAKTFELVAKFCYGVKLELTAANAVYLRCAAEHLDMTEEYGEGNLISQTEIFLNQVVLRSWKDSLKALQTCDDVLPYAEELRITKRCIDSLAVKACTDPNLFGWPVMEHVGPLQSPGGSILWNGISTGARPKHSSSDWWYEDASTLSLPLYKRLISAMESQGIKQDIVAGSLSYYAKKYLPGLNRRQTSSESTNRLAPVGLGSSLSEEDQKLLLEEVDNLLPMQKGLVPTKFLFGLLKTALILRASPSCISNLEKRIGMQLDQATLEDLLMPNFSYSMETLYNVDCVQRILEHFLAMDQGTGGESPCSIDDEQLIGSPSLTPITMVAKLIDGYLAEVAPDVNVKLPKFQTLAASVPEYARPLDDGLYRAIDIYLKSHPWLGESDREQLCRLMDCQKLSLEACTHAAQNERLPLRIIVQVLFFEQLQLRTSIAGCFLVSENLDEGSRQLRSGTVGPNEGGWATAVRENQVLKVGMDSMRVRVSELEKECSNMRQEIEKLGRSKGSSTWGNVSKKFGFKMKSQMCSAQEGSVSNQNKINSKGIKDDKAKENYRKH; translated from the exons ATGGCATGTATGAAGTTGGGATCCAAAACAGATGCATTCCAAAGAAAAGGCCAGGCCTG GTTCTGCACAACTGGCCTCCCAAGTGACGTTGTTGTTGAAGTTGGGGAAATGACTTTCCATCTCCACAAG TTCCCATTGCTTTCTAGAAGTGGGGTTATGGAAAAACGGATTGCAGAAGCATCTGAAGGAGAAGATGGCTGTGTTATTGAAATCAATGACATCCCTGGTGGTGCTAAAACATTTGAACTTGTAGCAAAATTTTGTTATGGGGTTAAACTAGAGCTTACAGCAGCAAATGCTGTATACCTTCGATGTGCCGCAGAGCATCTTGATATGACTGAAGAATATGGGGAGGGGAATCTGATATCACAGACTGAGATTTTTCTTAATCAGGTAGTTCTCCGTAGCTGGAAAGACTCTTTGAAGGCACTCCAAACCTGTGATGATGTTCTTCCATATGCTGAAGAACTCAGAATTACAAAAAGGTGCATTGATTCATTAGCTGTGAAGGCATGTACTGATCCCAACCTGTTTGGTTGGCCTGTGATGGAGCACGTTGGCCCCTTGCAGAGTCCTGGAGGGAGTATCCTATGGAATGGAATAAGCACTGGGGCTAGGCCAAAACATTCAAGTTCAGATTGGTGGTATGAGGATGCATCAACTTTAAGTTTACCTCTTTACAAGAGGCTAATTTCTGCTATGGAATCTCAAGGCATCAAACAGGATATTGTTGCTGGTTCCCTCAGTTATTATGCTAAAAAGTACCTGCCTGGGCTAAACAGGCGGCAGACCTCTTCTGAGTCCACTAACCGACTTGCACCAGTTGGTTTAGGTTCTTCGCTATCAGAAGAAGATCAGAAGCTTTTACTTGAAGAGGTGGATAATTTACTACCCATGCAAAAAGGCCTAGTTCCAACTAAATTCCTCTTTGGCCTACTGAAAACAGCCTTGATTCTTCGAGCCAGTCCCTCTTGCATATCAAACTTGGAGAAAAGGATAGGAATGCAGCTTGATCAGGCCACTCTAGAAGATCTCTTAATGCCTAATTTCTCTTACTCGATGGAAACACTTTATAATGTTGACTGCGTACAGAGGATTCTTGAGCACTTCTTAGCCATGGATCAAGGAACTGGTGGTGAATCACCTTGTTCCATTGATGATGAGCAATTGATTGGTTCACCATCTCTGACACCAATCACTATGGTGGCAAAACTAATCGATGGATATCTTGCTGAGGTTGCCCCAGATGTTAACGTGAAGCTTCCCAAGTTTCAGACTCTTGCTGCTTCTGTTCCTGAATATGCAAGGCCCTTGGATGATGGCCTTTATCGTGCAATTGACATTTATCTCAAG tcacatccatggttggGAGAATCCGATAGAGAACAACTCTGCAGGCTCATGGATTGCCAGAAGCTCTCCTTGGAAGCTTGTACACATGCTGCACAGAACGAACGGCTCCCTTTAAGGATTATAGTACAAGTACTCTTCTTTGAACAGCTGCAGTTGAGAACATCCATTGCAGGATGCTTCCTAGTGTCCGAAAACCTTGATGAGGGGTCAAGGCAGTTGAGAAGTGGCACGGTGGGACCAAATGAGGGGGGCTGGGCTACTGCTGTGAGAGAAAACCAGGTGTTGAAGGTGGGAATGGATAGCATGAGGGTACGTGTGTCAGAGCTCGAGAAGGAGTGCTCAAACATGAGGCAGGAGATTGAGAAGTTGGGTCGATCAAAGGGATCAAGCACTTGGGGAAATGTATCCAAGAAGTTTGGGTTCAAGATGAAATCTCAAATGTGCAGTGCTCAGGAGGGATCTGTTAGTAACCAGAACAAGATAAATAGTAAGGGTATAAAGGATGACAAGGCAAAAGAAAACTATCGAAAGCACTAG